In Diorhabda sublineata isolate icDioSubl1.1 chromosome 4, icDioSubl1.1, whole genome shotgun sequence, a single window of DNA contains:
- the LOC130442497 gene encoding FGGY carbohydrate kinase domain-containing protein, with amino-acid sequence MTCNCANTKSGKSYFVGVDVGTGSVRAALVTEFGEIVKSADQTTKTWNFQPDFYEQSTEDIWNAVISCVKTVIKDVSPDTIKGIGFDATCSLACFDKNGSPLSVSPTGNNEQNIILWLDHRAVKEAEEINNLNHPVLQYVGGKISPEMETPKLLWLKRNLQKECWDKAGYFFDLPDFLTWRATGVDSRSSCSLVCKWTYEMSIDGTENWNLSYFKQIGLEDLAENNWQKIGSVVLPPGSAVGKGISQKTAEELGLLAGTPVGASMIDAHAGGLGLIGCRVTGVDPAFHTRVGLICGTSTCHMAVSKEATFTPGIWGPYKNAMIPGMWLNEGGQSATGKLIDHIIDTHPATEKIKEKIGDMHIQQYLSNILEEMSGKRNLKSVALLTKDLHVWPDFHGNRSPIADPSLKGIICGLTLAADEENLALLYLATVQALSYGTRHIIDTLKQSGYNEIKSTLICGGLSKNPIFTQSQADVCNLPTVCPNEIESVLLGAAILGACAAGHFKDMTSAIQSMGGEGQVVEPNKDVIDFHNKKYEVFLKMYDDQINYRDIMKSAQF; translated from the exons atgaCATGTAATTGCGCCAATACAAAATCTGGTAAATCGTATTTCGtag GTGTAGATGTAGGTACCGGTAGTGTCAGAGCAGCTCTTGTAACAGAATTCGGAGAAATCGTCAAATCAGCTGACCAAACTACGAAAACTTGGAATTTTCAACCTGATTTTTATGAGCAATCCACGGAGGATATTTGGAATGCTGTTATCAGCTGCGTGAAG ACTGTAATTAAAGATGTCAGCCCTGATACAATAAAAGGAATTGGATTCGATGCTACTTGTTCGTTGGcatgttttgataaaaatggtTCACCTTTGTCTGTCAGTCCTACTG GTAATAAcgaacaaaatataattttgtggCTAGACCATAGAGCTGTCAAAGAAGCtgaagaaattaacaatttaaatcATCCCGTTCTTCAATATGTCGGTGGAAAAATATCACCGGAAATGGAAACGCCTAAATTACTTTGGTTAAAAAGAAATCTACAAAAAGAATGTTGGGATAAGGCtggttatttttttgatttaccCGATTTTTTAACATGGAGAGCTACAGGAGTGGATTCTAG ATCATCTTGTTCTTTGGTATGTAAATGGACCTACGAGATGTCTATAGACGGTACCGAAAATTGGAATCTTTCGTATTTTAAACAAATCGGTTTGGAAGATTTAGCTGAAAACAATTGGCAAAAAATTGGTAGCGTTGTTCTTCCTCCAGGGTCAGCAGTAGGAAAAGGAATATCCCAAAAAACGGCTGAAGAGCTTGGTCTCTTAGCTGGAACTCCTGTTGGTGCATCTATGATTGATGCACATGCTGGTGGTCTTGGTTTGATAGGCTGCAGAGTTACAGGAGTTGATCCTGCTTTTCATACCAGAGTTG GACTTATTTGTGGAACATCTACGTGCCATATGGCGGTTTCAAAGGAAGCAACTTTCACTCCAGGAATTTGGGGTCCTTATAAAAATGCTATGATACCAGGTATGTGGTTGAACGAGGGAGGTCAAAGTGCAACTGGAAAACTGATAGATCATATTATAGACACTCATCCTgcaacagaaaaaattaaagaaaaaattggcgATAT gCATATCCAACAATATTTGAGtaatattttagaagaaatgTCAGGAAAACGAAACCTTAAGTCAGTAGCTCTTCTTACTAAAGATTTACACGTTTGGCCAGATTTTCATGGAAATAGATCTCCAATTGCGGATCCATCTTTAAAAGGAATT ATATGTGGACTTACACTTGCAGCCGATGAAGAAAATTTAGCATTACTTTATTTGGCTACTGTACAAGCATTGTCA TATGGAACACGTCATATTATTGATACACTCAAACAATCGggttataatgaaattaaatcgacACTCATATGTGGAGGCCTCAgcaaaaatccaatttttacaCAAAGCCAAGCTGACGTTTGTAACCTTCCCACTGTATGTCCTAATGAAATAGAATCAGTACTCCTTGGTGCCGCTATCTTAGGAGCTTGTGCTGCAGGTCATTTTAAAGATATGACATCTGCTATACAAAGTATGGGAGGAGAAGGACAAGTTGTCGAACCAAATAAGGACGTTATagattttcacaataaaaagtatgaagtgtttttaaaaatgtatgatGATCAAATTAATTACAGAGATATTATGAAATCCGCTCAATTCTGA